A genomic window from Colletotrichum destructivum chromosome 7, complete sequence includes:
- a CDS encoding Putative dihydroorotate dehydrogenase, class 2, aldolase-type TIM barrel, with product MASIGMRSGRVQAALRTARNNNNTIIRPRLFRDAPRRHASTGAGSSTDSPSAVSGFKTGLYGVALAGSLYLSYLYVTDTRASIHRLAPLMMRVVWADAEDAHHAGTSLMKTLYDLGLHIRERDRSLAQHPALVTEVYGTKLSNPIGISAGLDKHADIPDALFALGAGLVEVGGCTPRPQDGNPRPRVFRVPGLDGMINRYGLNSRGADSMAITLRERVRKFALKVGATEKEVLDGEAGVPAGSLLPGRLLAVQIAKNKETDQTDVNAVARDYVYCVQRLARYADILVVNVSSPNTPGLRDLQATEPLTKLLSAVVEEAAKVDRKVRPRVMVKVSPDEEEDAQVEGIVQAVCNSGVDGVIVGNTTNRRTGIVPDGVKLTATEQKALRETGGYSGPAMYGRTLELVKRYRKKLDAQALQTGSPEEAAAIPAADGSLSGKVHDLIEGKDTPRKVIFATGGITNGEQALNILNAGASVAMVYTGLTYGGPGTITRIKREIANQA from the coding sequence ATGGCGTCCATCGGTATGCGGTCCGGTCGCGTGCAAGCCGCCCTTCGCACCGCCAGAAACAACAATAACACCATCATCCGCCCGAGACTCTTTCGAGATGCCCCTCGACGTCATGCCTcgaccggcgccggctctTCGACCGACtccccctcggccgtctcgggcTTCAAGACCGGCCTATAtggcgtcgccctcgccggctcTCTCTACCTCTCCTACCTCTACGTCACCGACACGCGAGCCTCGATCCACCGCCTGGCGCCCTTGATGATGCGCGTCGTCTgggccgacgccgaagacgccCACCACGCCGGCACGAGCCTGATGAAGACGCTCTACGACCTGGGCCTGCACATCCGCGAGCGCGACAGATCTCTCGCCCAACACCCAGCCCTCGTCACCGAAGTCTACGGCACGAAGCTCTCCAACCCCATCGGCATCagcgccggcctcgacaagcacgccgacatccccgacgccctcttcgccctcggcgctggcctcgtcgaggtcggcggctGCACGCCCCGCCCCCAGGACGGCAACCCGCGTCCCCGCGTCTTCCGCGtccccggcctcgacggcatgATCAATCGCTACGGCCTCAACTCGCGCGGCGCCGACAGCATGGCCATCACCCTGAGGGAGCGCGTGCGCAAGTTCGCACTCAAGGTCGGTGCcaccgagaaggaggtcctggatggcgaggcTGGCGTCCCGGCCGGCAGTCTGCTGCCCGGCCGCCTGCTCGCCGTGCAGATCGCCAAGAACAAGGAGACGGACCAGACGGACGTCAACGCCGTGGCCAGGGACTACGTCTACTGCGTGCAGCGCCTCGCGAGGTACGCCGACATCCTCGTTGTCAACGTCAGCAGCCCCAACACCCCCGGCCTCCGCGACCTGCAGGCCACCGAGCCCCTCACGAAGCTGCTgagcgccgtcgtcgaggaggcggccaaggtcgaTCGTAAGGTCCGTCCCAGGGTCATGGTCAAGGTCTCgcccgacgaggaggaggatgcccaggtcgagggcatcgtccaggccgtctgcaacagcggcgtcgacggcgtcatcgtcggcaacACCACCAACCGCCGCACCGGTATCGTCCCGGACGGCGTCAAGCTCACGGCGACGGAGCAGAAGGCCCTACGGGAGACGGGCGGATACTCTGGCCCCGCCATGTACGGCAGGACGCTCGAGCTGGTCAAGAGATACCgcaagaagctcgacgccCAGGCCCTGCAGACCGGCtcgcccgaggaggccgctGCCATCCCCGCGGCCGACGGCTCCCTGTCCGGCAAGGTCCACGACCTCATCGAGGGCAAGGACACCCCGAGAAAGGTTATCTTCGCGACCGGCGGCATCACAAACGGAGAGCAGGCGTTGAACATTCTGAACGCGGGCGCGAGCGTCGCCATGGTGTACACAGGCCTTACCTACGGCGGCCCGGGGACCATCACCAGGATAAAGAGAGAGATTGCGAATCAAGCGTAG